One segment of Nostoc piscinale CENA21 DNA contains the following:
- a CDS encoding ATP-dependent Zn protease — protein MSQTALNLVAISVFLMTFSVLLGPLINLSPTVPALATFTILGIATLDSFSLQGKGGTILLDWIAGFSSEHRDRIIHHEAGHFLVASVLGIPVTGYTLSAWEAWRKGQPGQGGVAFNDAELAAQLEKGTISAQMLDRYCTMWMAGIAAEALVFERAEGGADDKAKLAEVLKIVGFSESAFQQKQRFHVLQAKTLLEENWSSYQALVQAMQQRASVEECQSAIASTK, from the coding sequence ATGAGCCAAACAGCCCTCAATTTAGTAGCCATATCAGTCTTTCTGATGACTTTTTCGGTACTGCTGGGGCCATTAATTAACTTATCGCCGACAGTACCAGCACTCGCCACTTTCACTATTTTAGGAATCGCCACTTTAGACAGTTTTAGCTTGCAAGGTAAGGGTGGAACTATTTTGCTAGATTGGATTGCGGGATTTTCGAGTGAACACCGCGATCGCATTATCCACCATGAAGCAGGACATTTTTTGGTGGCTTCTGTGCTGGGTATTCCCGTCACTGGCTACACTCTCAGCGCCTGGGAAGCTTGGCGAAAAGGACAACCAGGACAAGGCGGTGTGGCTTTTAATGACGCTGAGTTAGCGGCACAATTAGAAAAAGGTACCATCAGCGCCCAAATGCTAGACCGTTACTGCACAATGTGGATGGCTGGTATTGCGGCGGAAGCTTTAGTATTTGAACGTGCAGAAGGTGGCGCTGATGATAAAGCGAAGTTGGCGGAAGTCTTAAAAATTGTGGGTTTTTCCGAGTCAGCCTTTCAGCAAAAACAACGGTTTCATGTTTTACAAGCAAAAACTCTGTTAGAAGAAAATTGGTCAAGTTATCAGGCTTTAGTCCAAGCCATGCAACAGCGTGCTTCTGTGGAAGAATGCCAAAGTGCGATCGCTAGTACAAAATAA